In the genome of Pseudomonas protegens, one region contains:
- a CDS encoding acyl-CoA dehydrogenase, with the protein MSETLLSSRNLAFELYEVLDAEGLTQRERFAEHNRETFDAAIGTARSIAEKYFAPHNRKGDENEPRYEDGQARLIPEVKPAVDAFLEAGFLNAARSFEAGGMQLPTLLSQACFAHFQAANAATTSYPFLTMGAANLIESFGTPEQKQRFLQPMIDGRFFGTMALTEPHAGSSLADIRTRAEPAADGSYRLKGNKIFISGGDHPLSENIVHMVLAKLPDAPAGVKGISLFIVPKFLVNDDGSLGPRNDVLLAGLFHKMGWRGTTSTALNFGDNGHCVGYLVGQPHQGLSYMFQMMNEARIGVGMGAVMLGYAGYLYSLEYARERPQGRLPDSKDPSTAPVSIIQHADVRRMLLTQKAYVEGAFDLGLYAARLFDDTTTLADEAGRRQAHELLDLLTPIVKSWPSEFCLKANELAIQILGGHGYTREYPVEQYYRDNRLNPIHEGTHGIQSLDLLGRKLAQNGGAGLKRLIRLIAETGERARAHASLDALRLPLEQLVSRLQSVTLGLLGDLASGKVTATLANSALYLKAFGHAVIGWRWLEQAIKAEEGLARGHAGDRDFYHGKLQAARYFLTWEVPGCQHELTLLEARDATCLEMQDAWF; encoded by the coding sequence ATGTCCGAGACGCTGCTCAGTTCCCGCAATCTGGCCTTTGAGCTGTATGAGGTACTCGACGCCGAGGGCCTGACCCAGCGTGAGCGGTTTGCCGAGCACAATCGCGAAACCTTCGACGCCGCCATCGGCACCGCCCGCAGCATCGCCGAGAAGTACTTTGCCCCGCACAACCGCAAGGGCGATGAGAACGAACCACGCTACGAAGACGGTCAGGCGAGGCTGATTCCTGAAGTGAAACCGGCGGTGGACGCTTTCCTCGAAGCCGGCTTTCTCAATGCAGCCCGCAGTTTCGAGGCCGGCGGCATGCAGTTGCCGACCCTGTTGTCCCAGGCCTGCTTCGCCCACTTTCAGGCGGCTAACGCGGCCACCACGTCCTACCCGTTCCTGACCATGGGCGCGGCCAACCTGATCGAGAGCTTCGGCACCCCGGAACAGAAGCAACGCTTCCTGCAGCCGATGATCGACGGCCGCTTCTTCGGCACCATGGCCCTGACCGAGCCCCATGCCGGCTCCTCCCTGGCCGATATCCGCACCCGTGCCGAACCGGCCGCCGACGGCAGCTACCGGCTCAAGGGCAACAAGATCTTCATCTCCGGCGGCGACCACCCGCTGTCGGAGAACATCGTGCACATGGTCCTGGCCAAGCTGCCGGACGCGCCGGCCGGGGTGAAGGGCATATCGCTGTTTATCGTGCCCAAGTTCCTGGTCAACGACGACGGCAGCCTGGGACCGCGCAACGACGTGCTGCTGGCCGGGCTGTTCCACAAGATGGGCTGGCGCGGCACCACCTCCACCGCGTTGAACTTCGGTGATAACGGCCACTGCGTGGGCTATCTGGTGGGCCAGCCGCACCAGGGCCTGAGCTACATGTTCCAGATGATGAACGAGGCGCGGATCGGCGTCGGCATGGGTGCGGTGATGCTGGGTTATGCCGGCTACCTGTACTCCCTGGAATACGCCCGCGAGCGTCCGCAAGGTCGCCTGCCGGACAGCAAGGACCCGAGCACCGCGCCGGTATCGATCATCCAGCACGCCGATGTGCGCCGCATGCTGCTGACTCAGAAGGCCTACGTCGAAGGCGCCTTCGACCTGGGGCTGTACGCGGCGCGGCTGTTCGACGACACCACCACCCTGGCCGACGAGGCCGGGCGCCGGCAGGCCCACGAACTGCTGGACCTGCTGACGCCGATCGTCAAATCCTGGCCGTCGGAGTTCTGCCTCAAGGCCAACGAGCTGGCGATCCAGATCCTCGGCGGCCACGGCTACACCCGGGAATACCCGGTGGAGCAGTACTACCGCGACAACCGCCTGAACCCGATCCACGAAGGCACCCACGGCATCCAGTCCCTGGACCTGCTGGGGCGCAAGCTGGCGCAGAACGGCGGCGCCGGGCTCAAGCGCCTGATCCGCCTGATCGCCGAGACCGGCGAGCGGGCCCGCGCCCATGCGTCGCTGGACGCCCTGCGCCTGCCTCTGGAGCAACTGGTGTCGCGCCTACAGAGCGTGACCCTGGGTCTGCTCGGGGATCTAGCCAGCGGCAAGGTCACGGCGACCCTGGCCAACTCGGCGCTGTACCTGAAGGCCTTCGGCCACGCGGTGATCGGCTGGCGCTGGCTGGAACAGGCCATCAAGGCCGAGGAAGGACTGGCGCGAGGCCATGCCGGGGACCGGGATTTCTATCACGGCAAACTGCAGGCCGCGCGCTACTTCCTGACCTGGGAAGTGCCGGGCTGCCAGCATGAACTGACCCTGCTGGAAGCACGGGACGCCACCTGCCTGGAGATGCAGGACGCCTGGTTCTGA
- a CDS encoding methyl-accepting chemotaxis protein — MIGEVLATTERLRSSVSQVAAVVENTAERSGQQQEMTDTVATAVHQMGLTVQDIARNAGQAADASQAARDEALQAREVVGGSIQHIESMSGDIALAAGAVSELAEQVASIDQVLAVIRGVSEQTNLLALNAAIEAARAGEMGRGFAVVADEVRTLAQRTQTSTDEIQQMIQGLKQGAENAVSSMHAGQTATGTGVESSQRTGASLTAITGQVERISDMNQQVATATEQQSTVTEEINRTVQGISDLARATAAEVHACREDCRTLQRLAEDLVRQVGGFKLH, encoded by the coding sequence ATGATCGGCGAGGTGCTGGCCACCACCGAACGCCTGCGCTCCTCGGTGAGCCAAGTGGCGGCGGTGGTGGAGAACACCGCCGAGCGCTCCGGACAGCAGCAGGAAATGACCGACACCGTGGCCACCGCGGTGCACCAGATGGGCCTGACGGTCCAGGACATTGCGCGCAATGCGGGGCAGGCGGCGGACGCGTCCCAGGCGGCCCGGGACGAAGCCCTGCAGGCCCGGGAAGTGGTGGGTGGTTCGATCCAGCATATCGAGAGCATGTCCGGGGACATTGCCCTGGCCGCCGGCGCCGTGAGCGAACTGGCGGAACAGGTGGCCTCCATCGATCAGGTGCTGGCGGTGATTCGCGGGGTTTCCGAACAGACCAACCTGCTGGCCCTCAACGCCGCCATCGAAGCGGCCCGGGCCGGGGAGATGGGCCGTGGCTTTGCCGTGGTCGCCGATGAAGTGCGCACCCTGGCCCAGCGCACCCAGACCTCCACCGATGAAATCCAGCAAATGATCCAGGGCCTCAAGCAAGGGGCGGAGAACGCGGTGTCCTCGATGCATGCCGGGCAGACGGCGACGGGCACCGGCGTCGAATCCAGCCAGCGCACCGGCGCCTCGCTGACCGCGATCACCGGGCAGGTGGAGCGCATCAGCGACATGAATCAGCAAGTGGCCACGGCCACCGAGCAGCAGTCGACGGTGACCGAAGAGATCAACCGCACGGTGCAGGGGATTTCCGATCTGGCCCGGGCCACGGCGGCCGAAGTGCATGCCTGCCGTGAAGATTGCCGGACCTTGCAGCGCCTGGCCGAGGACCTGGTGCGCCAGGTGGGCGGCTTCAAGCTGCACTGA
- a CDS encoding cell division protein ZapA has product MRHHIDGVKVISILGEDYSIKAPAGEEQTLMDAALMLKAALADTKKKYPTLIGERLLVLAAMNLCSQQIDMQKRHAQELARYEEQVSATVEVIAKTIQQN; this is encoded by the coding sequence ATGAGACACCATATCGATGGGGTGAAGGTGATCTCGATCCTGGGCGAGGATTACTCGATCAAGGCCCCGGCCGGTGAGGAGCAGACCCTCATGGACGCCGCGCTGATGCTCAAGGCGGCCCTGGCCGACACCAAGAAGAAATACCCGACGCTGATAGGCGAGCGCCTGCTGGTGCTGGCGGCGATGAACCTGTGCTCGCAGCAGATCGACATGCAAAAACGCCATGCCCAGGAACTGGCCCGTTATGAGGAACAGGTGAGCGCCACCGTCGAGGTGATCGCCAAGACCATTCAACAGAATTGA